In Strigops habroptila isolate Jane chromosome 16, bStrHab1.2.pri, whole genome shotgun sequence, a genomic segment contains:
- the LOC115617346 gene encoding natriuretic peptides A-like isoform X1 — MHLPALCCGASLLLVLPWAGVQPAGGEHGAELQSLQDLLEALGHLPEEEGESGPEDESATGADDGGSEWELPRPEGGPPGTPLPAEGWQSQWRSLLSSYRRRHFSGCFGTRMERIGAQTGLGCNQYKARRSPRRREPGEIGARPCRSGGGRGSR, encoded by the exons ATGCATCTCCCGGCTCTCTGCTGCGGGGCCTCGCTGCTGCTCGTCCTACCGTGGGCCGGAGTGCAGCCGGCGGGTGGTGAGCACGGCGCGGAGCTGCAGTCCCTGCAG gACCTCCTGGAGGCGCTGGGGCACCTCCcggaggaggaaggggaatcGGGCCCGGAGGACGAGTCGGCGACCGGGGCTGATGACGGCGGCTCCGAGTGGGAGCTCCCGAGGCCGGAGGGCGGCCCGCCGGGGACCCCGCTGCCGGCGGAGGGGTGGCAGAGCCAGTGGAGGAGCCTCCTCTCCTCCTACAGACGGAGACACTTCTCCGGCTGCTTTGGGACGAGGATGGAGAGGATCGGGGCGCAGACGGGGCTGGGATGCAACCAATACAAAGCTCGTAGGTCCCCGCGGCGCAGGGAACCGGGGGAAATCGGAGCTCGACCCTGCCGGAGCGGTGGCGGCCGGGGCAGCCGCTGA
- the LOC115617346 gene encoding natriuretic peptides A-like isoform X2 — MHLPALCCGASLLLVLPWAGVQPAGGEHGAELQSLQDLLEALGHLPEEEGESGPEDESATGADDGGSEWELPRPEGGPPGTPLPAEGWQSQWRSLLSSYRRRHFSGCFGTRMERIGAQTGLGCNQYKARFWRRGRS, encoded by the exons ATGCATCTCCCGGCTCTCTGCTGCGGGGCCTCGCTGCTGCTCGTCCTACCGTGGGCCGGAGTGCAGCCGGCGGGTGGTGAGCACGGCGCGGAGCTGCAGTCCCTGCAG gACCTCCTGGAGGCGCTGGGGCACCTCCcggaggaggaaggggaatcGGGCCCGGAGGACGAGTCGGCGACCGGGGCTGATGACGGCGGCTCCGAGTGGGAGCTCCCGAGGCCGGAGGGCGGCCCGCCGGGGACCCCGCTGCCGGCGGAGGGGTGGCAGAGCCAGTGGAGGAGCCTCCTCTCCTCCTACAGACGGAGACACTTCTCCGGCTGCTTTGGGACGAGGATGGAGAGGATCGGGGCGCAGACGGGGCTGGGATGCAACCAATACAAAGCTC GTTtctggaggagagggagaagctgA